In the genome of Cronobacter malonaticus LMG 23826, one region contains:
- a CDS encoding carboxylesterase/lipase family protein, whose protein sequence is MCNLESPTVTTTHGDVRGLTENDIAVWRGIPYAAPPVGERRWRAPQPLTAWQGVRDATAFSAASWQNAGFCRELAGGDPGAFSEDCLYLNVWAPATRETPLPVMVWLHGGGFTLGAGSLPPYDGQALARRGVVLVTINYRLGHLGFFAHPALEGEDPAGPVYNFALLDQIAALRWVQDNIAAFGGDRDNVTLFGESAGARSVLSLMASPLAKGLFHKAIVQSGYTLPDIPRRKALLNGAALTRHLGLDNPTAADLRALPADTFWPLTAPYVTGPAPIAGDIVLPEPMLETFFAARQHPMPVMVGSNSDEASVLAYFGVNLEEQIRKLRRERRFGLGLIRMLYPGVRGDRELGRQVCRDMAFTTLGFVVMQAQSRRGVPCWRYWFDYVAEGERETFANGAWHGNEVPYVFDNLDQVEPLKNYATAADRAFAGQVADYWVNFARHASAQSQALDGPVRWLACVRGRDRLLRIGLHKKAGWRLENRFMRARLALFKRVMRYHVTLD, encoded by the coding sequence ATGTGCAACCTGGAATCGCCGACTGTCACCACCACGCACGGCGACGTGCGTGGGCTTACTGAAAATGATATCGCCGTGTGGCGGGGCATCCCGTATGCCGCGCCACCGGTGGGAGAGCGCCGCTGGCGCGCGCCGCAGCCGCTAACCGCCTGGCAGGGCGTGCGCGACGCGACCGCGTTTTCCGCCGCCAGCTGGCAGAACGCCGGGTTTTGCCGCGAGCTTGCCGGAGGCGATCCGGGCGCGTTCAGCGAAGATTGTCTTTATCTCAACGTCTGGGCGCCTGCGACGCGCGAGACGCCGCTGCCGGTGATGGTCTGGCTGCACGGCGGCGGGTTTACGCTCGGCGCGGGTAGCCTGCCGCCCTATGACGGCCAGGCGCTGGCGCGTCGCGGCGTGGTGCTGGTAACCATTAATTACCGGCTGGGTCATCTTGGGTTTTTTGCCCATCCGGCGCTGGAAGGTGAAGATCCTGCCGGGCCGGTTTATAATTTTGCGCTGCTCGATCAAATCGCTGCGCTGCGCTGGGTGCAGGACAATATCGCTGCTTTTGGCGGCGACCGTGACAACGTCACGTTATTCGGTGAATCCGCCGGCGCGCGCAGCGTGTTGTCGCTGATGGCCTCACCGCTCGCGAAAGGGCTGTTCCATAAAGCGATCGTCCAGAGCGGCTATACGCTGCCGGATATCCCGCGCCGTAAAGCGTTGCTTAATGGCGCGGCGCTTACCCGCCATCTCGGGCTTGATAACCCTACAGCCGCCGATTTGCGCGCGCTGCCCGCCGACACCTTCTGGCCGCTCACCGCGCCGTATGTCACCGGCCCTGCGCCGATTGCGGGCGATATCGTGCTGCCGGAGCCGATGCTGGAGACCTTCTTCGCGGCGCGCCAGCATCCGATGCCGGTGATGGTCGGCAGCAACAGCGATGAAGCCAGCGTGCTGGCCTATTTTGGCGTTAACCTGGAAGAGCAGATCCGCAAGCTGCGCCGCGAGCGGCGTTTCGGGCTGGGGCTTATCCGGATGCTGTACCCCGGCGTGCGCGGTGACCGCGAACTGGGGCGTCAGGTCTGCCGCGATATGGCGTTTACCACGCTCGGCTTTGTGGTAATGCAGGCGCAAAGCCGACGCGGGGTGCCGTGCTGGCGCTACTGGTTTGATTACGTGGCCGAAGGCGAGCGGGAGACGTTCGCCAACGGCGCGTGGCACGGCAATGAAGTGCCCTACGTGTTTGATAACCTGGATCAGGTAGAGCCGCTAAAAAACTACGCCACGGCGGCGGATCGCGCTTTCGCCGGGCAGGTGGCGGATTACTGGGTTAACTTCGCCAGACACGCCAGCGCGCAAAGCCAGGCGCTCGACGGCCCGGTGCGCTGGCTTGCCTGCGTACGCGGACGCGACCGGCTGCTGCGTATCGGGCTTCATAAAAAGGCGGGGTGGCGGCTGGAAAACCGCTTTATGCGCGCGCGTCTCGCGCTCTTTAAGCGGGTGATGCGCTACCACGTGACGCTGGATTAA